acattctgaagttcaaacttcagacataaatttttgctacttcaggcccgtatgtctgaagttaccCAAAAAGCGGGTACGCTTGCAATTATTTTTGCAAAGCGGATATAGGTTAAAACGTGACCCAAAAACCGAGTATAGATGCAAACCCCCCTCAAAGTTGGGCCATAGTCAGAGTTGGGCCATAGTCAGCACACTATATAATAAAGCTATATTTATAATAATCCGGTTAGATTTGATAGGAGGTTACTATTTTGccctttgtatatatatacaactcTAGAAGATTCTTAGCTTAGTTTTTGTTCAATTGAATAAGAAAAGATCTGGTTCTCTCTCTCCATGCTCTCACCCCAAATGTAACCCTAGCTAAATTTCATCGTTTCCGTTCAATTCACAATGTTATCGGGGAATTTGTATAATTATAGGTACGTGTACGTGTGTTCGATAGAATTCGATAACTTTGTGTCTTAAGAAATCTATTAATAtgaacaaattattaatttaaaacttaGCAATTCAAAAGGGTTATAATTCATAATCTATAAGCTTCGATCCTAGATTCGCCTTTGATCCCCATATGTTAATGCAACATAGTTCAAATGACTCGGGGCTAcccattttaaatttattttttcataATCCAACTTTCAATTGATATTGAATAGAaaagtttgatttgatttgttacAATGCAGTTTCTATAACACTTGTGATTTCTACGTTCTTTTCGTATGGTAATTATGATCATCTTACAACATTTTTTCAATATTCCTTTTTTCAAAATTAACTTGATTAATATAATACTCAAGTTCAAGGCCATGATGTCTCAACAACTACGTTCCAATGCACTAATTAATTACCTAGCAATTAAACTGGTACGAAATACTACCATCTTAGTAATAAATGATCATAAAAGCATTTTGACCAATTGAAAGCTTCAAGTCAAAATCACATCCAAAGCCTTCAAGTATTAAGAATAATTATGAATGTTGGTGGCACTCATTATTTTCTAGACATTAGTTTTGCCGAAGAGTAGTAGTCCTTCATTCATAACTCTAAGCCAAAATAATTATAGACCAGAAATCCTTAGGCCTTAATCACAGAGTTATGAGCACGTTTGGTTTAAAACGTAGCCTGAACCAATCTGTACTCTTTTTGTTTACCAGATATAATTTGTTGTGTACGTCAATCTTGTTTCTGATTAGCTTTCGCCAGCTTCCGATGATCCACGAGTTGACGTCAATATCATAACGTTTGTATTGAACCCACTAcaccatatatttttatataagaaGTTACTACTGTGATTTATTGGTACATTATGTaaaaagttatatatatatatatatatatatatatatatatatatatatatatatatatatatatatatatatattcagaggACCCAGGATTTGAGCACAACGGGGGCACTATTGTATGTTTATCACTAGCGATAAATTAAATTCGGCTTGCAACTCTTTGAAAGCTTAATATTATGATGACTTATCGTTCAAGTATAAATAAATAGAAGTTCTAAAAAAACAGAAAGCACCGAACAAGAGAGAGATTCCTTCGCAAAATGAATGCTATGGAAAGGGAAGGTGTTTGATTAAGCATGTTTCACACTTTAAATTTCTagtattttaatttaaaaagggtatatttaaattatcaaaatttaCTAAAGAAATCAACATTATGGGTATGCTAATAGTCAAAGAACTGAAGAAGAGTTTCAAACTCTTAGTTGCCATTGCCGAGTCGGAGTCAAAGTGATTGTTGAAGAAAGATTTGTATGTTTCTATTTGTGAAGCGATAAGTTGCAATTTGAGACTTTTAATTTTAAGGTAGGGATTTGAAAGAGAATAAAACTAATTAAGTTGACTATTATGTATTAGTACTAAGTTATAGTTGAAttcaaaaagaagataaaagttaAAATTAAAGCAATTTGCTATTAAGTCTAAAAGGTTTTGAACCCACGTCATCTAGACAAAAGGCAACTTAAACAACACAATCATTTCTCTATCAGCCTTTTTGTGTTTTGGGGCACATCTTAAATATTAAAGGGGTCCCATATATATGGACAgatatatataacatatatatatatatatatatatatatatatatatatatatatatatatatatatttggcgaGGCTAACGGGTCCCGCGACCCCTCAACCCACAACGTAGGTTCGCCTCTGTATATGTTTCAAGCTGAGGATAATGAACGTTACTAAAACCTCTCTCCCTTCTATATCCCAAAAACTGATTATAATACAAGCTCTATCGTTGCAAAATAGGCTGACGCCTTGCCTATTAGCAGCTTTAAGGCCTCCATTGGGCCTTCATCTATGTAAAATCAGGTTTGCAATAGCAGAGAAACCTAACTTGAGCCCAATAGCTGATCTAAGGCCCATGCAGGGCCAGAGAGAGGAAAGGATCCCCCCCACCTCCCCACCCCCACCCCGAAAAAAGAATTAAGAAATATATAATTTTAGCCGCTTCAAAAAATAATATCcgattatatatatatgtatatgtgtaaaatatatttataaattttatatacttgtTGGCTATCGAATACAATTCGGTTCGGCTGACCAGCTAAATTTGTATTTTTCGAAGATGCGATTAGAAATTTGAAAAAGTGGATTTTACAAAATTTTCAtgtaaaaattcatttttcttccTATGACTACaatattttttcaaatgaaaTTTATATCTAAACACAATTTGAAATTCTAAATACTCTTGTTTAACTTAACTCcacaatttatttatttttcaaaatttttatgtccaaatgccTACATAATGTCCTCCGAGTGGCTGCTAATTGATGGCTTCCATTAGAAACATTTGACATTTTCAATAAGTCTCTATCACTCCTTGTTAATTGTTGACGTTACTAATACCTAATCCTATTATAATAGTTAATTATCCAGCTGACTAAAGCACGTGAAATTTTAGTATTTCTGTCTCTATCTTAATTCCGTTGGCATTCTTAGTCTGTACGTGTATTATTTTTCTACTTTATGTTCTCTTCACGTGTTCTTATCTCAAAAATACTTCTTACGAAACCCAATCATCTTTGAGTTTCTTTTTTCTGGACTTATATAACCTAACCAGAACAtgttttatcttcttcttttttttccgtCAGTATTGAACCATCGTTTACACATGTTATTGCATTGCATACGGCCCTACAAGCTAGTAACAGtaataaaaattatttgtttttaaaaaattacaGGAATCGTTGATTTATAAAATCTTATATTCTTATTTTATGATTTTCGTGACCTAAAAAAATTCGTATATATGAAGGTTGTTGATGATTCTTAATTTAAATTATCGTTTGTCATGTTAGTCATAGCCCTTCTTCCTATGACCAAATTGTCATACAGCCGCAAACTTATACTGGAAAAAGAGACTTGATAAGTATTTAATAATAAATTGTTCAAACATTGAACTTTATTAGAAGTTTTGAACCAAAAGCTTGTCCTCCTGTTTGAAATTgttgtttaattttaattttcgAGGTCAATTTTCACCTGGCATATTATATTTTAGAACATGAAACTTATTGGTGCTGGTAATTTTAGTGTGGAAAGTTAAAACTGCTATTTTGTATAAAGGTAAAGAACCAGTCATCCCCTTCCCTCAATCTGCCCCCACCCCCACCCTCCGCGCAGTCGGAAGTGAAAGTATGATTTGAAACTTATGAGTTCGGGATTTTAGTCCTTTGAAGTTATTAGGTTTTAGATTAATAATttttacatatttaataaatttttaaaagctATTGGGTTCGATTGAATCCGCAATAGATTTACTAGCTCTGtcctgtaaaaaaaaaaaaaaaaaaaaatggctaACGCAAATGATGTAGGAGGTTTTCCTTTAAAGCAACATGCTATCTGATATTTGAAATTCATGAACTATCGATATATATTTTTTCCTATGCTAATCCTCTTTTTTCGTTATTCAAGTCCTatcaatattaaaaaaatatcctATTAATTAATCTAATGAAAAACTCACCCCTAGCTTTAAGTTAGTTCTTGGGTGTAATTTACCTAACCTTTGACCTGGGCCCTATCATTAAAACAAACCTATGGCCTGATTAATGGGCGCCCGTCGTTTTTATATTGGAACTTGCATTAGGCCTCTAATTTGTCATTTCGCAGCCCCGGACCATTCGATATTTGTGTTTTATGAAGGAATTACACAAATAAAGTGGACATATCTTTTTTTCTTCGCTAGAGTGGAGAATTCTATTACTCCCCCTTCACCTTTTACTTGTTATATTTAACAAACAACAAATGAAGTGACTAATCTTTGATGCTAAATAGGATtaatttttcttaatattttaaaatttaaatttaaatatttaaaaactatacGAAAAGTactataatttataatttttcttatATTAATAAGGTAAAAACATACATGTTAAAATATTAGTCAAATTTTATTTAGTTTGACTCTCGAAAAATGAAACATGATAAGTAAAAATGAACGGAAGGAGTAACAGTAAATTTTTTTAATGCTGACTACTGAATATGGTGTAAACATTATCCTGTGGGAGTATTAGGGGTGTAGGCGCATGTAAAGAAAATATCGTTTAAAATAAGAAATTGACAGACTATATGAAAGGTATGAAAGAAAGGGTCAAACAATAATTACATAAAAGAACGGGTATAACAATACAAGTGGTAACTGTAGTTCATAAGTTAGAGAGTTATCTTTTTCTTTACCTAATTGAATAATTATAGGCACCAAACAATTCAATTATCTGTACCATATATGTGTGTTCCATAATTATCAGTGTAAACATTTGAAAATTAAGACCAATTTGAGATCAAACTGATGGGAACGCTGAATCATCAGGCAGACTTAATTGGACAAAGAAGAACAATTCAAAACTTAAAAGTTGAGAAAAATATCAGCTGTCAACAAAATGTTGCGAAACTTACTATTGACGCGTCAATTCTTATCCATTTAATTAATCCAATCAAATATAATATATTCTTATCCGGTGGGCTAGAGAAAAGTCCACACTCACCTTGTCAAATTCATACTTTTCCTACAAAAACCCTCAAATCTAAGCAGCAGAAAGAAGATCATTCAACATTCATTCTCCTACTTTTCCAATTTGGTTTTCTAGAATTTTTCTTCACAACCATTCATCTCGAAAAATCTTCAACATTTCTCTCATATATTTATAAATTTCCAGCAAGACACCTAGCTCTATCTTAATTCTCATAACACACAAAAAccaaaaacaagaagaaaaaaaagagtcaAATATGAAGAGCAAAGGGAGTCACGGCCAGAACAGATTCATGCGAATTATTGCATTACCTTGGAAGGCATTAATAAAAGCAAGAGATTGTTACGTGGGAAGCATGAATAATTACGCTGTAGTAAATCCTAGGAGTTTGCCAAAGAGTTATAGTGTTACATCGTCAAGGTCAAATGATAGTGAAGATTTTAGAGATCTTGTTAGAGCAGCATCAGCTAGGAACATGGGAGAGAATTTTGAACTGAATTTACTCATACAACAACAAATAAGACAACAATTGCAACAACAAATGCCTTCAAGAAAAGTGCCTAGAAGTGTTAGTGTTGGAATGGGAAGAATTGATGAAGATAAACCTTATGTTTTAGGAGATCAAGAAGATGTTAATATGATGTTAATGAAGAATGATTTGAAGTTTCCTAGAAGTAGAAGTCATGCTGTCTCAAAGACAAACAATGTTCATGTCTTTTAATTCTTGCTAAGGCTTATTAGGTGGATTGAGTGTGGGAAATTTGATTACTTTCTTGAGAATTTTGAGGAAGAGGAATTTTCTTGTATTTGTTTTCCAAGCTAGGTATGGAAATGCAACTATTAATCTTTGTTTGATAGGAATGTCTTGATTGTCTCTTAAGTTTTGTTTCAGTGTCAATGTAAATATTTCAAATTTCAGCCTATTTTATGATGTCACAAAGAGGAAGGTGGGGAGCTCTCGAGGAAAAATGGTATTAGTTTGTGGGGAATGGCAATGGGACGGATCAGGGCGACTCTTAGGTTTCAtgaggtctaaatcttaattATTCAAATCTCAGATATTGAGTGTGCTTGTTTTTAAAGTGTGAATCTTAATTATTTAGATATTAATCATTAAGTGTATTTTTGGGGGAATTACACATAAATACAACTCACACACATATATTGCAACTAAGTGGCATATATTTAACTTTGCAAAGCTGTGGCCCAAAAATAATAGGTTAAGATTTCACATCCAACTCCAAATAGGTTCTCAAAATTACtactcattttttttaaaaaaatgctcTAAGCTTTAAATCTAATTTTCGAATAAGTAATTGTGACTCAAACACTAGTTCAATAAACCAAATCTATTTGGGTGTTAAAAATTAGTTTTTTTATGATAATCCACCACTATTGAATATGCATAAATAAGTgagtttaaattttatatatgGTTTTATGAGAAATTTTGAGTGAATGTTGTTTAGACTCGTTAGAAATAGTATAAGGattgtatataaaatttgaagtcatttaatgAAGATTGGACTGGTCTACTAATGTTGAACAAGCTTAAATAAGTGGTTTAAATTTCGAATTTGATTTTGCGAGAAATTTAAAATGAGTGTCATTTTgacttgttagaaatagtataaggaggttgtatataaaatttgaagtcatttaatggagatttgAACTAAGGTTGAACAAGAATTGTAACTGAAAATCGTGGAAGAAGTTCGACTATAaatactagtgtgtgtgccaagacccggtgtcacaagtgtatgatcaactagtaaaatatacaaaactctaactactgtccaaaataaagtagacagaatataaatacaaagGAGAGACTCCAggggctgcagaacgactcaggaagTAGCTCAcgactaggcctcgggatatctgggatgcgcgtcggtaggaccgccagatgcacctgcctcagatcctgcacggttagtgcagaagtgtagcatgattacataaataatatgtacccagtaagtatcaagtctaatcttgaagaagtagtgatgacggatcgacatcgacacttactatgggctaatagtAAAGAAAAACAGAATTCTAAATGAGCATAGGTTAtgtaaatgataaaaataactcaataacaagcagaaaGTAAATATCCTTTCACACAAGGTAAGTTCCAAATAAATTTCTATCTTATATAATTTTGCATCTCAAGCCAGGGAAGGATATCAAATATATGATTACACTTCGAGTGTTacgcacgattatgctgaggtcatacgacccgatccagaataatgtgtacactgttgAAGGTCGAGCGGcataaaccatagatgcatctatctattgccgaggcattcggcccgctccaagGCCAACGTACAACGAAACACAATTTTCATTAACGATCAAATAACCCGCTAAAAATCAAGTGAGTGAAATTCAGTCctttacaattcctctaacaagttccaatataatttaggcactttaattaacaagtagggtgtaaacattataaatatttcatgattcgggtcctaaaccacccggacataagcataattcgtagctacgcacagactctcgtcacctcgtgcgtacgtagcctccacaattagaacaaatagtaatttaaagcacctatggggtaaattccctcttcaaAGGTTAGAcgagagacttaccttgtctaaaagctcgctttccggcctcaaattcaccctaaaccctcaactcg
This region of Nicotiana tomentosiformis chromosome 4, ASM39032v3, whole genome shotgun sequence genomic DNA includes:
- the LOC104096343 gene encoding uncharacterized protein; amino-acid sequence: MKSKGSHGQNRFMRIIALPWKALIKARDCYVGSMNNYAVVNPRSLPKSYSVTSSRSNDSEDFRDLVRAASARNMGENFELNLLIQQQIRQQLQQQMPSRKVPRSVSVGMGRIDEDKPYVLGDQEDVNMMLMKNDLKFPRSRSHAVSKTNNVHVF